From Marivirga harenae, one genomic window encodes:
- a CDS encoding T9SS type A sorting domain-containing protein translates to MKFSFAFSILFFFSLSVLSQELIDLGENQPGLKGQARVRHALLDNDKLYVGGNINFVNDKITPPIVRLNADGSLDESFHFEGNYSRNFGNAIAFSPSTILNGSLYIVAENGIIKIKDNGTIDQSFAVGSPYIKSMITYRDSLLVLESGGNFRLYAEDGNYRAIDVSKEGYLLQSVEKLSDNALLMEYVSEDYSTRKYYQFTDSIVENSSFSPITSTRGEIHNIEMLSSGQLFIAGNNNLNVNNISGNGLFIINELGAIDEASIHNADLSFADAYGNGIAYAIPLSSGKFFIIGQNDSSNPSNRSLFRLLSNGLRDDSFVTKHFTVEYYGNYHMVRNADDEIYLLADQRTYDGKESRSINKINTNGENIDAFNSNLYGNARVDQMINYNSEKFLITGSFIESSMSKSALITGFSLKSEAKFPQLDSINLSADDYLGSAKILSNGDLFLGVYDRDQNGIFKVYDPNGNSVSLGSSQGSPVYVEEPVYNIHESELYIYATGIFSYNGAGQQMHNVIKMNKDYSIVSGYTPSPDILPTDIVKFSYLGKDDKLTVQYFRNSANPSGKVIRLMPNGNKDTSFNDIIFDKLSYGNAQVFAVSDSLLMIYEPDANNTQTLKKYDVNGNLLDSDFISFNSDTDIADINSLSDTTILVSGSFSSLNGISKDAIAAVNLNGALYDDLALDVEGEIDEIEIHNDTLFILGPGAINGFNGGGFYALSLSTNALNIENISNTETGGINITWQQDYSIRSIEVYRKGPDGNEELLSTLEKGSISFTDDNPDLNVLYTYSLVSKNIFGENSTETTFTLIKPRKAENFTAQYVDGSNELTWNDNSDHETGFRILRGIDDEEYDVIGDVGSDTESFTDVDVEIDHKYSYFVLAVNDNMVSDTSNIVSLDIFRPKPPQNLTYDYNEELAEITLEWTNSDDLTDSFIIYESLDLAEFVPIDTVTSEVSYFQVIINDIEISHQYYLIAKNEIGHSDPSDTLMLRKGILGLESKNYVSKIYPNPNNGTFTILLNQGIDFITILDAQGRVFKKLHVSNKKVVEVGNLPLGLYFIAFISDNQFIGNQKILVR, encoded by the coding sequence ATGAAATTTTCTTTTGCTTTTTCTATTCTTTTCTTTTTTTCTTTATCGGTTTTAAGTCAAGAATTAATTGATTTAGGAGAAAATCAACCCGGACTGAAGGGTCAAGCACGTGTGAGGCATGCACTTTTAGATAATGATAAATTATATGTAGGAGGCAACATTAATTTTGTCAACGATAAAATCACTCCTCCGATTGTTAGGTTAAATGCAGATGGTTCCCTTGATGAATCATTTCATTTTGAGGGGAATTACTCTCGGAATTTTGGAAACGCAATAGCCTTTAGCCCGTCAACTATACTAAATGGTTCCCTTTATATAGTTGCTGAGAACGGCATTATTAAAATAAAAGATAACGGAACAATTGACCAGTCATTCGCGGTCGGCAGTCCCTATATCAAATCCATGATAACTTATAGAGACTCATTATTAGTCTTGGAAAGTGGTGGAAACTTTAGGCTTTATGCAGAAGATGGAAATTACCGTGCAATTGATGTCAGTAAAGAAGGATATTTGCTGCAATCCGTTGAAAAACTATCTGATAATGCATTATTGATGGAATATGTGTCTGAAGACTATAGCACTCGTAAGTATTATCAGTTTACTGATTCCATTGTTGAAAATAGTTCATTTAGCCCCATTACTTCTACTCGTGGCGAAATACATAATATTGAGATGCTCTCATCCGGTCAATTATTTATAGCAGGAAATAATAATCTGAATGTAAATAACATTTCAGGAAATGGTCTTTTTATTATCAACGAGTTGGGTGCCATCGATGAGGCTTCCATTCATAATGCTGATTTATCTTTTGCAGATGCATACGGTAATGGGATAGCATATGCAATTCCATTAAGTAGTGGTAAATTTTTTATTATTGGACAGAATGATAGTTCGAATCCATCCAATCGATCTTTATTTCGTTTATTGAGTAATGGGTTAAGAGATGATTCCTTTGTGACTAAACATTTCACAGTGGAATATTATGGAAATTATCATATGGTTAGAAATGCTGACGATGAAATTTATTTACTCGCAGATCAAAGAACTTACGATGGCAAGGAGTCAAGAAGTATAAATAAGATAAATACAAATGGTGAAAATATCGATGCATTTAACTCAAATTTATATGGCAATGCACGGGTGGATCAAATGATAAATTATAATTCTGAAAAGTTTTTAATTACTGGATCTTTTATTGAGTCCAGCATGTCAAAAAGTGCACTTATCACGGGGTTTTCTTTAAAATCTGAGGCTAAATTTCCCCAGTTGGATTCCATTAATTTATCTGCTGATGATTATTTGGGATCAGCTAAAATTTTATCTAACGGAGATTTATTTTTAGGCGTTTATGATAGGGATCAAAATGGAATATTTAAAGTGTACGATCCGAATGGAAATAGCGTTAGTTTAGGGTCCTCCCAAGGAAGTCCGGTTTACGTTGAAGAACCTGTTTACAACATTCATGAGTCTGAGCTTTATATTTACGCTACAGGTATATTTTCATATAATGGAGCGGGTCAACAAATGCATAACGTGATTAAAATGAATAAAGATTACAGTATTGTTTCTGGTTACACTCCTAGTCCGGATATTTTACCAACGGATATTGTCAAATTCTCTTATTTAGGGAAGGATGATAAGCTTACAGTTCAGTATTTTAGAAATTCAGCAAATCCTAGTGGAAAGGTAATTCGACTCATGCCAAATGGTAATAAGGACACTTCTTTTAATGATATTATTTTCGATAAATTGTCATATGGTAATGCTCAGGTTTTTGCTGTTTCTGATTCATTACTTATGATTTACGAACCGGACGCTAATAACACGCAAACTCTAAAGAAATATGATGTAAATGGGAATCTTCTTGATAGTGATTTTATTTCTTTTAACTCAGACACGGATATTGCTGATATCAATTCTCTAAGTGATACTACAATTTTGGTTTCGGGCTCTTTTTCTTCATTAAATGGCATTTCTAAAGACGCAATTGCTGCAGTAAATCTAAATGGTGCTTTATATGATGATCTTGCGCTAGATGTTGAAGGTGAAATTGATGAAATTGAGATACACAATGATACTTTGTTCATATTGGGTCCTGGAGCGATAAATGGTTTTAACGGAGGCGGATTTTATGCACTCTCTTTAAGTACAAATGCATTGAATATTGAAAATATATCCAATACAGAAACTGGTGGGATAAATATTACTTGGCAGCAGGATTACTCAATTCGATCTATAGAGGTTTATCGCAAAGGACCAGATGGTAATGAAGAACTTCTTTCAACACTTGAAAAGGGTTCTATTTCATTTACAGATGATAATCCTGATTTAAATGTTCTTTATACTTATAGTTTAGTGTCAAAAAATATTTTTGGTGAAAACTCTACGGAAACTACATTTACCTTAATTAAGCCAAGAAAAGCAGAAAATTTTACTGCACAATACGTAGATGGGAGCAATGAATTGACCTGGAATGACAATTCAGACCATGAAACAGGGTTTAGAATATTACGAGGGATAGATGACGAGGAATATGATGTAATCGGTGATGTAGGATCGGATACGGAAAGCTTTACTGACGTGGATGTAGAAATTGATCATAAATATTCTTATTTTGTTCTGGCAGTGAACGATAATATGGTCTCAGATACCTCAAATATCGTAAGTTTAGATATTTTCCGTCCTAAACCTCCACAAAATTTAACTTATGATTATAATGAAGAACTTGCAGAAATTACGCTCGAATGGACCAATTCTGACGATTTAACAGATAGTTTTATTATATATGAATCTCTTGATCTTGCAGAATTTGTGCCAATAGATACTGTTACCTCCGAAGTCTCTTATTTCCAAGTAATTATAAATGATATAGAAATTTCTCACCAATATTACCTCATCGCCAAGAATGAAATAGGCCACTCTGATCCCTCAGATACTTTAATGTTGCGAAAAGGTATTTTGGGGTTGGAGAGTAAAAATTATGTGTCAAAAATTTACCCAAACCCCAATAACGGTACATTTACAATTTTGCTAAACCAAGGAATTGATTTTATTACAATTTTAGATGCGCAAGGACGAGTCTTTAAAAAGCTTCATGTCAGTAACAAAAAAGTTGTCGAAGTGGGCAATTTACCATTGGGATTATACTTTATAGCATTCATTTCTGATAACCAATTTATAGGCAATCAAAAAATTCTTGTTAGATAG
- a CDS encoding YfcC family protein, whose protein sequence is MKFPAAQSILLIIAALVTFLTWLIPAGSYHSLSYQSTSDQFQIESQDSTYYLKASQENLEDLNVKIPLDKFTSGAIYKPISIPDTYQQLPSQPQGFVAFLSAPIKGIIEAADIIFLVLIIGGMIGIMNVTGAFNAGMGWLSKALKGKEFLLIIFTTLLISLGGTTFGLAEETLAFYPILIPIFIAAGYDSMVGLASIFLGSAIGVMCSTVNPFATIIASDAAGISWTSGLDGRMLIYVVCMTVTILYILIYAKKVKRNPEKSLVDASAIKSLSYIKEASEGNIVALTIRLRLILLIFTACFVVMIMGVSQWDWWFVEMTTVFFAGAIVIGFIAKMKENEFINSFLQGAGDLLGVAFIIGLARGITILMNDGLISDSILFYASELTTGMNKGLFVNVLFFIYQGLTFFIPSSSGMAVLTMPILSPLADNVNIGREVIVNAYQLGNGLFNSINPTGLVLASLGLVKIGYEKFLKFMLPLYAILALIGVIFLTLLSY, encoded by the coding sequence ATGAAATTTCCAGCAGCACAAAGTATTCTTTTGATCATTGCAGCTTTAGTGACTTTTTTAACTTGGTTGATTCCGGCCGGGAGTTACCACTCATTGAGTTATCAATCCACTTCTGACCAATTTCAAATTGAAAGTCAAGATTCTACTTATTATTTAAAAGCCTCTCAAGAGAATTTGGAAGATTTAAATGTTAAGATTCCCTTAGATAAATTTACAAGTGGTGCTATCTATAAGCCGATTAGCATTCCAGATACTTATCAGCAATTACCATCACAGCCACAAGGATTTGTAGCCTTTTTGTCTGCACCTATAAAAGGGATAATTGAAGCGGCTGATATTATCTTCCTTGTATTGATTATTGGCGGTATGATTGGTATCATGAACGTAACCGGAGCTTTCAATGCGGGTATGGGTTGGCTTTCCAAAGCTTTAAAAGGCAAAGAGTTTTTGCTGATTATTTTCACTACTTTACTGATTTCTTTAGGAGGTACTACATTCGGTTTAGCCGAAGAAACCTTGGCTTTCTATCCTATCTTAATTCCTATTTTCATTGCTGCAGGTTATGATTCCATGGTCGGATTGGCCAGTATTTTTTTAGGTTCTGCAATTGGGGTAATGTGCAGCACTGTAAATCCCTTTGCTACTATTATTGCTTCTGATGCTGCCGGGATAAGCTGGACAAGTGGATTAGATGGAAGAATGTTGATTTATGTTGTGTGCATGACCGTCACTATTCTTTATATATTAATTTATGCCAAAAAAGTGAAAAGAAATCCTGAAAAATCTTTAGTGGATGCCAGTGCGATAAAATCATTATCTTATATAAAAGAAGCAAGTGAAGGTAATATTGTAGCGCTTACCATAAGATTAAGACTTATCCTGCTCATTTTCACTGCTTGTTTTGTTGTCATGATTATGGGAGTTTCACAATGGGATTGGTGGTTTGTGGAAATGACCACAGTCTTTTTTGCTGGCGCTATAGTAATTGGGTTTATAGCAAAGATGAAGGAAAATGAATTTATTAATTCCTTTCTACAAGGAGCAGGAGATTTGCTTGGAGTAGCTTTCATCATAGGCCTGGCAAGAGGGATTACCATTTTAATGAATGATGGTTTGATTAGTGACAGCATACTTTTTTATGCCAGTGAATTAACCACAGGAATGAATAAAGGCCTATTCGTGAATGTACTTTTCTTTATTTATCAAGGATTAACTTTTTTTATTCCTTCCAGTTCGGGTATGGCGGTTTTGACCATGCCAATATTATCACCCTTGGCCGATAATGTCAATATTGGCAGGGAAGTAATAGTAAATGCATACCAATTAGGAAATGGTTTGTTTAATAGCATAAACCCAACTGGTTTGGTATTAGCATCGTTAGGCTTAGTAAAAATTGGTTACGAGAAATTTTTAAAGTTTATGTTACCTCTTTATGCAATTTTAGCATTGATTGGAGTGATATTTTTGACGTTGCTGAGTTATTGA
- a CDS encoding DUF2200 domain-containing protein produces the protein MKATPEHNERIAKMTFASVYPHYVTKVEKKGRAKSELHQVIEWLTGFDDKKQQELISAKVTFSEFFQQANLNPNAELIKGVICGYRVEEIENELTRKVRYLDKVVDELAKGKKMEKILRRA, from the coding sequence ATGAAAGCCACACCCGAACACAATGAAAGAATAGCAAAAATGACCTTTGCCTCAGTGTATCCGCATTATGTTACTAAGGTGGAAAAGAAAGGAAGAGCAAAATCGGAATTGCATCAGGTTATTGAATGGTTGACTGGTTTTGATGACAAAAAGCAACAGGAGTTGATCTCAGCTAAAGTCACTTTCTCAGAGTTCTTCCAGCAGGCTAATTTAAATCCCAATGCTGAGTTAATCAAAGGAGTAATCTGTGGCTACAGAGTGGAGGAAATTGAAAATGAATTAACTCGAAAAGTTCGATATTTGGATAAGGTGGTAGATGAATTAGCGAAGGGCAAAAAGATGGAAAAGATTCTAAGAAGAGCTTAG